From Acropora muricata isolate sample 2 chromosome 14, ASM3666990v1, whole genome shotgun sequence, one genomic window encodes:
- the LOC136898291 gene encoding potassium channel subfamily K member 15-like, which translates to MASIGSLLKKTIFRVFAFAIMVTVGSFVFSILEREHAENTTKSSKATLAKLRKDMALKYNMTKAEFDSFTKRSHEVLGQIGSPNWDYLDSLRFAFETLTTIGYGAITPSTEAGQGLCIAFALLGIPVTILAFQAVGELISRGISAIIAKTDKHCFNRKPSNIEAKTIVVTCILMIAMLVSGAGLQMLLEDRSFVAGLYFWFVTLATIGYGDYLPGKYSALSLKVTISLIWTTLGFCVVSSVLNAIAAFLAKRQASSFNACACYCTCDEQDWKSGEGDEKDGSDVNCKENMAYEKNGTMKVNGNGNWKKTPGHYCKRPNLYRSMTYV; encoded by the exons ATGGCTTCGATCGGTTCTTTATTAAAAAAGACCATCTTTCGCGTGTTTGCCTTTGCAATCATGGTAACCGTTGGATCGTTTGTTTTCTCAATACTTGAGAGGGAACATGCAGAGAATACCACCAAATCCTCCAAAGCGACCCTTGCGAAGCTGCGCAAAGATATGGCACTGAAGTATAATATGACGAAGGCAGAATTCGATAGTTTCACCAAGCGATCTCATGAAGTTCTGGGACAAATTGGCAGCCCGAATTGGGACTACTTGGACAGCCTGCGGTTTGCCTTTGAAACGCTCACCACAATTG GATATGGCGCCATTACTCCGTCCACTGAAGCTGGTCAGGGCTTGTGCATCGCGTTTGCGCTTCTTGGAATTCCTGTGACGATTCTGGCTTTTCAGGCAGTTGGCGAGCTCATAAGTCGAGGGATCAGTGCTATCATCGCCAAGACAGATAAACACTGCTTTAATCGAAAGCCATCTAACATTGAAGCAAAGACCATTGTTGTGACATGCATACTCATGATAGCCATGCTCGTCAGTGGGGCTGGGTTGCAAATGTTACTGGAGGATCGGTCGTTCGTTGCAGGACTTTATTTTTGGTTCGTGACCTTGGCTACGATAGGTTACGGAGATTATCTACCAGGCAAATACTCGGCATTGTCGCTCAAGGTTACGATTTCCCTGATTTGGACCACGTTGGGGTTCTGTGTAGTTTCCAGTGTCCTCAATGCGATCGCGGCATTCCTCGCCAAGCGACAAGCTTCAAGTTTCAACGCATGCGCGTGCTACTGCACCTGTGATGAGCAGGACTGGAAGAGTGGAGAGGGAGACGAGAAGGATGGGAGCGATGTCAACTGCAAAGAAAATATGGCTTATGAGAAGAATGGAACGATGAAGGTTAATGGAAATGGAAACTGGAAAAAAACTCCAGGACATTACTGCAAGAGGCCGAATCTTTATCGAAGTATGACCTATGTGTAA